In the genome of Tripterygium wilfordii isolate XIE 37 chromosome 19, ASM1340144v1, whole genome shotgun sequence, one region contains:
- the LOC119985364 gene encoding uncharacterized protein LOC119985364 has product MAMDEDAPSGLTIKISNSCNRPGKEISTSIASSSDLSSLILHKSVESSPYNSPSLVSPPSSAFVSALQSPYISPRAVTPKPQAQPETPSENPTPATHPSPSPPVSYRASQSDDIPSSSYTPPSDQYEYSDDPADTRLKFVTCVPAQDPAPPRISFSFPVPRISFTKVPVSPASNAKLRSCDVFIGFHGQNPNLVRFCKWLKSELELQGIACFVADRAKYSDSQSHEIADRVICSVTYGVIVVSNCSFLNHLSMEEIRFFAQKKNLIPLFFGTGPSGIMSLLDCSSISKDCREAVDGLIKCDEYKLEANEGNWRSCVTKASGILRVKLGRKSVAEKDVEGFEELPFPRNRFFVGREKEIMEIESAFFGFEDCCEQNYSLPTIKGEASGQSEGLADEESESSTMTGGGRYINLELGKCKEPNLEAWVEPVVGRNSLNLKRLKYKKSKSGNHKNLSGSSVICITGVAGIGKTELALEYAYRYSQRYKMVLWVGGEARYFRQNILNLSLNLGLDVSADAEKERGRIRSFEEQEFEAFTRVKREVFREMPYLLILDNLETEKEWWEGKDLHDLIPRNTGGSHVIITTRLTKVMNFDIMQLLPLPLSEAMVLMRGRRKKDYPAEEFEFLAKFDEKLGRLSFGLWVIGSLLSELGITPSALFEAVNQVPLEDGSICSYLSITDEQYCKNNPFLMKILRFCLAILQQTNESRNVIASRMLLVGAWFAPAPISAALLATAAKNVPAAGDRLRRWTRCLKFVFGCCGGCGLAPQSEEDSALLLVKLGLARRANRQPGCWIQFLPITQLVARRKENLLAAKATVQSVRKIGNAFVHSEHLWASAFLVFGFKSEPPIVQLKAMDMVLYIRKTALPMAIRSFTTFSRCNSALELLKVCTNVLEEVEKSFVTQIQDWCHGSLCWKTKKLQGNQKVDEFVWQDVTLLKASLLESRAKLLLRGGHFDSGEELCRTCISIRTVMLGHNHAQTLAAQETLAKLVRMRSKI; this is encoded by the coding sequence ATGGCCATGGATGAAGATGCCCCAAGTGGTCTCACCATCAAGATTTCAAATTCCTGCAACAGACCTGGTAAAGAAATCTCAACTTCTATTGCTTCAAGTTCAGATTTGTCTTCTTTAATCCTACACAAGTCAGTTGAATCTTCCCCATACAACTCCCCTTCTCTTGTATCACCCCCATCATCAGCATTTGTCTCAGCTCTGCAGTCCCCATATATATCCCCAAGAGCCGTCACCCCAAAACCCCAAGCGCAACCGGAAACCCCATCAGAGAACCCAACTCCAGCCACCCATCCTTCACCTTCACCACCAGTCTCGTACCGAGCCTCGCAATCTGATGACATTCCAAGCAGTTCATACACTCCCCCATCAGACCAGTACGAATACTCTGACGACCCAGCTGATACAAGGCTCAAATTTGTGACTTGTGTGCCAGCTCAAGATCCCGCTCCTCCAAGAATCTCCTTCTCATTTCCCGTCCCTCGGATTTCCTTCACCAAAGTCCCAGTTTCTCCTGCATCCAATGCCAAACTCAGAAGCTGTGATGTATTCATTGGATTCCATGGCCAGAATCCTAATCTGGTGCGTTTCTGCAAGTGGCTTAAATCGGAGCTGGAGCTTCAAGGAATTGCTTGCTTTGTAGCAGATAGGGCCAAGTACTCAGATAGCCAGAGCCATGAGATTGCTGACAGGGTTATCTGCTCGGTGACATATGGAGTGATTGTGGTCTCCAATTGTAGCTTTCTTAATCATCTAAGTATGGAAGAGATTAGGTTTTTTGCTCAAAAGAAGAACTTGATTCCTCTCTTCTTTGGCACAGGGCCAAGTGGCATCATGAGTTTACTTGACTGCAGTTCAATCAGTAAAGATTGCAGAGAAGCAGTTGATGGACTAATCAAGTGTGATGAATACAAGTTGGAAGCCAATGAGGGCAACTGGAGAAGCTGTGTAACCAAAGCTTCAGGGATTCTGCGAGTGAAGCTTGGACGGAAGAGTGTGGCTGAGAAGGATGTTGAAGGATTTGAGGAGCTCCCCTTCCCAAGAAACAGGTTTTTCGtaggaagagaaaaagagattaTGGAGATTGAGAGTGCTTTTTTTGGATTTGAGGATTGTTGTGAGCAGAATTATTCTTTGCCAACCATCAAGGGCGAAGCCAGCGGGCAATCTGAAGGGCTGGCGGATGAAGAAAGTGAATCGAGCACCATGACTGGCGGAGGGAGATATATTAATTTGGAGTTGGGGAAGTGCAAAGAGCCCAATTTAGAGGCTTGGGTTGAACCAGTTGTGGGGAGAAATTCATTGAACTTGAAGAGATTGAAATACAAGAAATCGAAAAGTGGGAACCACAAGAACTTAAGCGGCAGCAGTGTGATTTGCATAACCGGGGTTGCCGGCATAGGCAAGACAGAGCTTGCACTGGAATATGCTTACAGGTACTCTCAAAGATACAAGATGGTGTTGTGGGTTGGAGGAGAGGCCAGATACTTCAGGCAGAACATATTGAATCTTTCACTCAATCTGGGGTTGGATGTGAGTGCAGATGCTGAGAAGGAAAGAGGGAGGATTCGCAGCTTTGAAGAGCAAGAATTTGAAGCATTCACGCGAGTGAAAAGAGAAGTATTTCGCGAAATGCCTTACCTATTGATTCTCGACAATCTCGAGACAGAGAAGGAATGGTGGGAAGGGAAAGATTTGCATGATTTGATTCCAAGAAATACTGGAGGGTCTCATGTAATCATCACAACTAGGCTGACGAAAGTGATGAATTTCGACATAATGCAGCTCCTGCCCTTGCCGTTATCCGAGGCAATGGTTTTAATGagaggaagaaggaagaaagaCTATCCAGCTGAAGAGTTTGAGTTCCTAGCTAAGTTCGACGAGAAATTGGGAAGATTGAGCTTTGGTTTGTGGGTGATTGGATCTCTGCTTTCTGAGCTTGGAATTACTCCATCTGCACTATTTGAGGCAGTGAACCAAGTACCACTTGAAGATGGTTCTATTTGCTCATACTTGAGCATCACCGACGAACAATATTGCAAAAACAATCCTTTCCTAATGAAAATTCTACGTTTTTGCTTGGCAATCTTGCAGCAAACTAACGAGAGCAGGAACGTTATTGCCTCAAGAATGCTTCTTGTTGGTGCCTGGTTTGCCCCAGCTCCCATTTCAGCGGCTTTGCTGGCTACTGCTGCTAAGAATGTTCCTGCTGCTGGGGATCGACTCAGGAGGTGGACTAGATGCCTAAAATTTGTATTTGGTTGCTGTGGTGGTTGTGGTTTAGCACCCCAAAGTGAAGAAGATTCAGCTCTTCTTCTAGTCAAACTAGGACTAGCACGGAGAGCCAATAGGCAGCCTGGATGTTGGATCCAATTCCTCCCAATAACTCAATTGGTTGCGAGGAGAAAGGAGAATTTATTGGCAGCTAAAGCCACAGTTCAAAGTGTTAGGAAAATTGGGAATGCATTTGTTCACTCAGAACATCTTTGGGCTTCTGCATTTCTTGTATTCGGATTCAAATCCGAACCCCCAATTGTGCAGCTGAAGGCGATGGATATGGTTCTCTACATAAGGAAGACAGCACTCCCTATGGCAATTAGGTCTTTCACGACCTTCTCAAGGTGCAACTCAGCACTAGAGCTGCTGAAAGTGTGCACTAATGTGCTGGAGGAAGTAGAGAAGTCGTTTGTGACTCAAATACAAGACTGGTGCCACGGCTCCTTATGTTGGAAGACCAAGAAGTTGCAGGGTAACCAAAAGGTGGATGAGTTTGTGTGGCAAGATGTGACTTTGCTGAAGGCTAGCTTGCTCGAGTCGAGAGCGAAGCTACTCCTTAGAGGTGGACATTTTGACAGTGGTGAAGAGCTTTGCAGAACATGTATTAGTATACGAACTGTAATGCTGGGGCATAACCATGCACAAACCTTGGCCGCGCAAGAAACACTGGCAAAGTTAGTGAGGATGAGAAGCAAGATTTGA